The nucleotide window ATGGTGCGGCGGGTGCTGAGCGCGGGGTCCGCAACACCCGGACCTCACCGGCAGGGTTGTTGCGAATCCGGAGGTGCTCGCGGCGCAGGTGGCGGCAACCCGAACCCCACTTTTGATGAGCCCCCGATCCACGGCAACGGAAACCGCCGGCACGGAGTTGATCCCTGCGCGCGGCAAGGAGTGCGAGGTGCAGGTGGGAGGACGGGTGGTGCGGCTCACCAACCTCCACAAGCCCTTCTGGCCCGAGGATGGGATCACCAAGGGCGACCTGCTGCGCTACTACCTCGCCGTCTCCAGGTGGCTGCTGCCGCACCTGCGTGGACGGGCGATGGTGATGAAGCGCTACCCCAACGGCTACAAGGGCCCCTTCTTCTTCATGAAGCGCACGCCGCCGGGAGCGCCCGAGTGGCTGAAGACGTGCGCCATCGAGCACAGGTCCAAGAGCATCATCGACTTCCCCATCATCGACGACGAGGCGTCGCTGCTCTGGGCCGTGAACCTGGGGTGCATCGACCTCAACCAGTGGTACGGGGTGTGTGAGGACTACAACCGCCCCGACTACCTCCACTTCGACCTCGATCCCGTCCCCGGCGCAGACTTCGCGCGCGTGCGGCAGGTGGCGCTTCACGTGCGCGACGCACTGGCCAAGCAGGGGATGAAGAGCTACCCCAAGACCACGGGGAGCAAGGGAATCCACATCTACGTGCCCATCGTGCGCGGGCCGCTGCAGAAACAGGTGTGGACCTACGCCAAGTGGTTCGCGCAGACGCTGGAGAAGCGCTTCCCCGATCTCGTGACCGCCGAGTACCGCGTGGCGAAGCGGCCCGCCGGGCGCGTGCTGGTGGATTACAACCAGAACGCGTGGGGGCGCACGCTGGCCTCCGTCTACTCCGTCCGCCCCAAGCCCGGCGCCACCGTCTCGACCCCTGTCACCTGGGACGAGGTTGAGGCGGGGATCGAGATCGAGGACTTCACCCTGCGCAACGTCCCCGCGCGCGTAGCCGAGCTGGGCGACCTGTTCCGCCCGCTCGTGCTGAACCGCGGCCGCTTCGACCTGAAGAAGGTGATGTGATTTGGACGAAAGTGCTAAGTGCTAAGTGCTAAGTGCTGGACTGAAGTGCGTGAGTGCGTTAGTGCGTGAGTGCGCTTTTCACTTAGGACTTAGCACTTAGCACCTAGGACTTGCATCCGATTACTTGCCCACGACCCCGAGAGCCCGATGGATCTGCCGATCGCGCTGGACTACGCGCCCATGGAGGCCGAATCGCAGGCGGAGATCCCCGCGGGCGAGGGGTGGCAGTACGAGCCCAAGTGGGACGGCTTCCGCTGCCTCGCCTTCCGCGACGGCGACGAGGTGGATCTGCGCTCGAAGTCCGGCAAGCCGCTGGCGCGCTACTTCCCCGACGTGGTGGAGAACCTCCGCTCGCTGCGGGCCAGCCGCTTCGTGCTGGATGGCGAGATCGTGGTGCCCGTGGGCGATTCGCTCAGCTTCGAGGAGTTGCAGCTTCGCCTGCACCCCGCCGCCAGCCGCGTGCAGAAGCTGGCCGCGGCGCACCCGGCGGTCTTCATCACCTTCGACCTGCTGCTGGGCGCGCGCGGCGCTCCGCTGATCGAGCGCCCCCTCGCCGAGCGGCGCCCGAAGCTGGAGGCGTTCGCGGAGCAGTTCTTTGGGGACGACGAGCGCATCCGCCTCTCGCGCGCCACCACGGATGCGGCGCAGGCGAACGACTGGCTGTGCGGCGGCGTGAAGGGGCTGGATGGCATCATGGCGAAGCGCCTGGACGCCGCCTACGCCAGCGGCGAGCGCACGGCGATGGTGAAGGTGAAGAACCTGCGCTCCGCCGAATGCGTGGTGGGCGGCTTCCGCTACGCAGCGAAGAAGAAGATCGTCGGCTCGCTGCTGCTGGGGCTGTACACAGCGGACGGGCTGCTGCACCACGTGGGCTTCTGCAGCGCCATCCCCGAGGAGGAGCGCGCGCGCCTGACTCCCGAGCTGGAGAAGCTGGTGGAGGCGCCGGGCTTCACGGGCTCCGCGCCGGGTGGGCCGAGTCGCTGGAGCACCGAGCGCTCCACGCAGTGGGAGCCGCTGGCCAGCAAGCTCGTTGTGGAGGTGCAGTACGACCACTTCAGCGGCGACCGCTTCCGCCACGGCACCCGCTTCCTGCGCTGGCGGCCGGACAAGGAGCCGCGCCTGTGCAGCATGGAGCAGGTCGTCAAGGACAGCCGGTCGACGGCGGCGCTGTTGTAGGGCGGGCGGGGCCGGGCGGGGGCCCCTCCCCCGCTCGTTCCTCGCGGCCCCTCCCCCAAAACCGCCTGGGGGAGGGGCGGTGGCGTGTTTGGGTGTGCGGGGAGGCGGGGTTCGTCGTGCGGGCGGGCACGGGCAGCCACGTGGGGCGGCCCCTACGAGGTTTCGGGCCTGGCGCCGGGCGGCGGGGCGGGGGCAAGGGTGGGCAGACAC belongs to Longimicrobium sp. and includes:
- the ligD gene encoding non-homologous end-joining DNA ligase; its protein translation is MSPRSTATETAGTELIPARGKECEVQVGGRVVRLTNLHKPFWPEDGITKGDLLRYYLAVSRWLLPHLRGRAMVMKRYPNGYKGPFFFMKRTPPGAPEWLKTCAIEHRSKSIIDFPIIDDEASLLWAVNLGCIDLNQWYGVCEDYNRPDYLHFDLDPVPGADFARVRQVALHVRDALAKQGMKSYPKTTGSKGIHIYVPIVRGPLQKQVWTYAKWFAQTLEKRFPDLVTAEYRVAKRPAGRVLVDYNQNAWGRTLASVYSVRPKPGATVSTPVTWDEVEAGIEIEDFTLRNVPARVAELGDLFRPLVLNRGRFDLKKVM
- a CDS encoding ATP-dependent DNA ligase; this translates as MDLPIALDYAPMEAESQAEIPAGEGWQYEPKWDGFRCLAFRDGDEVDLRSKSGKPLARYFPDVVENLRSLRASRFVLDGEIVVPVGDSLSFEELQLRLHPAASRVQKLAAAHPAVFITFDLLLGARGAPLIERPLAERRPKLEAFAEQFFGDDERIRLSRATTDAAQANDWLCGGVKGLDGIMAKRLDAAYASGERTAMVKVKNLRSAECVVGGFRYAAKKKIVGSLLLGLYTADGLLHHVGFCSAIPEEERARLTPELEKLVEAPGFTGSAPGGPSRWSTERSTQWEPLASKLVVEVQYDHFSGDRFRHGTRFLRWRPDKEPRLCSMEQVVKDSRSTAALL